Proteins found in one Oryza glaberrima chromosome 4, OglaRS2, whole genome shotgun sequence genomic segment:
- the LOC127771954 gene encoding short-chain dehydrogenase/reductase 2b-like isoform X1, whose protein sequence is MALQAIQAVSVSSTAPPPVWASAQRARLLGPKPNATCPRPRQTRPALDQRKEGERAERKDELMNHLLGRGVHIPRPAAANRGGTTTMEAAAISNPPSKSIIRIALVTGGNKGVGLETCRQLASRGLRVVLTARNEARGLEAVDGIRRSGAADSDVVFHQLDVTDAASVARLADFVRDQFGRLDILINNAGISGVDRDPVLVAKVKDQIEGMDVDQRVEWMRENSKETYDEAKSCITTNYYGAKLVTEALLPLLLLSSSGRIVNVSSGFGLLRNFNSEDLRKEFDDIDSLTEKRLEELLDLFLDDFKVNLIEAHGWPTGGSSAYKVAKAALNAYTRILAKKYPTLRINCLTPGYVKTDISMHMGVLTPEEGASNSVKVALLPDDGPTGAYFDRNGEASFV, encoded by the exons ATGGCCCTGCAAGCAATTCAGGCCGTATCTGTGTCCTCCACAGCTCCTCCACCTGTTTGGGCCAGCGCCCAGCGGGCTAGGCTGCTTGGCCCAAAACCAAACGCCACGTGCCCACGGCCTCGCCAGACTCGGCCCGCTCTAGACCAGAGGAAGGAAGGGGAAAGGGCGGAGCGGAAGGATGAACTCATGAACCATCTGCTCGGTCGCGGAGTTCACATCCCTCGCCCCGCCGCGGCGAATCGTGGAggaacgacgacgatggaggcggcggccatctCGAATCCGCCGAGCAAGAG TATCATCAGGATCGCGCTGGTTACCGGGGGCAACAAAGGGGTCGGGCTGGAGACCTGCAGGCAGCTCGCGTCCCGGGGGCTCAGGGTCGTCCTGACGGCGAGGAACGAGGCGAGGGGGCTGGAGGCGGTCGACGGCATCAggcgctccggcgccgccgattCTGATGTCGTGTTCCACCAGTTGGATGTCACCGACGCTGCCAGCGTCGCCCGGCTGGCCGATTTCGTCCGGGATCAGTTCGGGAGGCTTGATATCTTG ATCAATAACGCAGGAATTTCAGGTGTTGATCGGGATCCAGTTTTGGTTGCCAAAGTTAAAGATCAG ATTGAAGGCATGGATGTAGATCAGAGAGTTGAATGGATGAGAGAAAATTCAAAGGAGACCTATGATGAAGCTAAATCATGCATTACAACAAATTACTATGGTGCCAAGCTTGTCACAGAAGCACTACTTCCTCTTCTTCTGTTATCCTCCTCGGGAAGAATTGTTAACGTGTCATCAGGATTTGGACTACTGAGA AACTTCAACAGTGAAGATCTTAGAAAAGAATTCGATGACATCGACAGTCTTACTGAAAAGAGACTAGAGGAGCTGTTGGATTTGTTCCTAGACGATTTCAAGGTGAACTTAATAGAAGCACATGGTTGGCCAACCGGTGGATCTTCCGCCTACAAAGTTGCCAAAGCTGCCCTTAATGCATACACAAGGATTCTTGCCAAGAAGTACCCTACACTACGTATCAACTGTTTGACACCTGGTTATGTCAAGACTGACATCTCAATGCACATGGGAGTATTGACACCTGAAGAGGGTGCTAGTAACTCCGTAAAGGTAGCTCTCTTGCCTGATGATGGTCCAACAGGTGCTTATTTTGATCGGAATGGCGAGGCATCTTTTGTGTGA
- the LOC127771954 gene encoding short-chain dehydrogenase/reductase 2b-like isoform X2, whose product MNHLLGRGVHIPRPAAANRGGTTTMEAAAISNPPSKRIALVTGGNKGVGLETCRQLASRGLRVVLTARNEARGLEAVDGIRRSGAADSDVVFHQLDVTDAASVARLADFVRDQFGRLDILINNAGISGVDRDPVLVAKVKDQIEGMDVDQRVEWMRENSKETYDEAKSCITTNYYGAKLVTEALLPLLLLSSSGRIVNVSSGFGLLRNFNSEDLRKEFDDIDSLTEKRLEELLDLFLDDFKVNLIEAHGWPTGGSSAYKVAKAALNAYTRILAKKYPTLRINCLTPGYVKTDISMHMGVLTPEEGASNSVKVALLPDDGPTGAYFDRNGEASFV is encoded by the exons ATGAACCATCTGCTCGGTCGCGGAGTTCACATCCCTCGCCCCGCCGCGGCGAATCGTGGAggaacgacgacgatggaggcggcggccatctCGAATCCGCCGAGCAAGAG GATCGCGCTGGTTACCGGGGGCAACAAAGGGGTCGGGCTGGAGACCTGCAGGCAGCTCGCGTCCCGGGGGCTCAGGGTCGTCCTGACGGCGAGGAACGAGGCGAGGGGGCTGGAGGCGGTCGACGGCATCAggcgctccggcgccgccgattCTGATGTCGTGTTCCACCAGTTGGATGTCACCGACGCTGCCAGCGTCGCCCGGCTGGCCGATTTCGTCCGGGATCAGTTCGGGAGGCTTGATATCTTG ATCAATAACGCAGGAATTTCAGGTGTTGATCGGGATCCAGTTTTGGTTGCCAAAGTTAAAGATCAG ATTGAAGGCATGGATGTAGATCAGAGAGTTGAATGGATGAGAGAAAATTCAAAGGAGACCTATGATGAAGCTAAATCATGCATTACAACAAATTACTATGGTGCCAAGCTTGTCACAGAAGCACTACTTCCTCTTCTTCTGTTATCCTCCTCGGGAAGAATTGTTAACGTGTCATCAGGATTTGGACTACTGAGA AACTTCAACAGTGAAGATCTTAGAAAAGAATTCGATGACATCGACAGTCTTACTGAAAAGAGACTAGAGGAGCTGTTGGATTTGTTCCTAGACGATTTCAAGGTGAACTTAATAGAAGCACATGGTTGGCCAACCGGTGGATCTTCCGCCTACAAAGTTGCCAAAGCTGCCCTTAATGCATACACAAGGATTCTTGCCAAGAAGTACCCTACACTACGTATCAACTGTTTGACACCTGGTTATGTCAAGACTGACATCTCAATGCACATGGGAGTATTGACACCTGAAGAGGGTGCTAGTAACTCCGTAAAGGTAGCTCTCTTGCCTGATGATGGTCCAACAGGTGCTTATTTTGATCGGAATGGCGAGGCATCTTTTGTGTGA